DNA sequence from the Methanofollis formosanus genome:
GCACCGGTTCGATCGTCCGGCCCGCCGCCACGGCGAAGTACGAGAACCCGGGCGACGTCGCATGGTAGACGATCGAGCCGCTCTCCTCGCGCACGATCTCGGTCGGGAGTTCAATCCACGTCCCGTCGTGATAGCGCCAGAGGGCGACCTCCGCGGGGGAGAGGCCCTGCGCCTTCAGCCATGCCGTCGGGACGTCGAAGGTGAAGACCGCCTCCGCGATCGCATCGTCGCCGACATAGGTGAGGGTAGCGGTAAGGTACTGGTAGACCGGTTTGTCCAGGTCGTCGGGCCCGTCTGTCGCCCGGGCGACGGTCACCATGATCCCGTCGATCCGCTTTGCAGCGGTGAGGGTGATCTCGGTCACCGCCGAACCCTCGAACTGCATCGAGGTGGTGGCGCCCGCGTTCAGGTCGCCGGCGGCACCGATCCCGCCCCAGTCATCCCTGCCGTCGTTGCGGGGGGCACCAAGCACATACCGGTCCTCCGGTTCGACCAGCGGGCAGGTGTCGTTGACGCTCGTCAGGGTAAAGATATTCCGGGCGGCGTACGGCGTCTCGCCGACCCCGTCGCCGTCGGTGTCGGTGCCCGCATAGTCGTCCCAGTAGTTGCCGAGGGCACGGCTGTAGTAGGTGCCGTTATAGCGGTATGCAACCGGCGCCGTGGTGTTCAGGGTGACCTCCCCCATCGCGCCGAGGTGGCCCGCGCTGTTGTTGACAAAGGAGTTGCGCCAGAAGAGGGTGTCGGCCGGATCGTCGGCGACAACGATCGCACCCACGATGTTGTCGGCGATGCGCGAGCCCGTGACCTCGAGGGCCGTGCAGTTCTGCGAGACGAAACCCGCAAACCCGTTGGCTACCATCGCCGAGGCGTCGACCGAGAGGTTGTCGACGTACCGGCAGTACGCCCCTGCATCGTTGCCGGAGGCCAGGACATTCCTGACCGTGATGTCGGTCGAGTTGTAGAGATACAGTCCCATAAAGTTGCCCGAGAGCGTGAGGTCCGCGGCGGTGACGTTCCGGCATCCCATCAGGTACACCATCCCGGCATCGGTGGGCACGGCCTCGTCGTGCCGGTCGTTCCAGACATAGACCGGTTTTCCGTCGACGGTGTTTGTCTCGTCGATCATGACGGTGTCTTCAGCGCCGTCGGAGGGGGCGAAGAAGAGGTTCCATCGGTTCCCGGCCATCGTGTTCTGCGAGATCCCCCCGTTCTTCACATAGTTGAGGGCAATCCCTGCCTCGGCGTTGCCGGTGGCCGTGCAGCGTGTCACCATGAATGCGTCGGCGGACGAGAGGGCGATCCCGCTCTCGCCGTTGGCGGCGACGTTCACGCCGACGAATACCGTCCAGTTGGAACCGGAGACTTCGACGCCGTTGTCATGGTTCACCGAGACGTTGGAATTGTACACACTGAGGTCGGCGGTATCAACGGCCCACATCCCGTTGTCATCGTTCTCTGCGAGGGTGCACTGGAGCACAATGACCTCGGCGGCATCATCGGTTCTCATCCCGTTTTCATCGTTCCCGGTGAGAGTGCACCGGTACGCGATGACATTTGAGGCATCGTCGACGCTCATCCCGTTGCCGCCGTTCCCGGTGAGAGCGCACCCGAACACAAAGACATTCGAGGCATTGTTGACCTTTATCCCGTTGTGCATGCCATCAAGGATCTCGGTGTCGGCGATGAAGGTCTTTGAAGCGCCTTCAACCTCGATCCCGTCTCCTCCGCACCCGCTGAGATGCAGGTCGACGAACGTCGTGTCGTTGCCGGCGACCTGGACGCCGTCGTCACCGCCGGTGATCGAGAATCCCCGGAGAGTGACATTGGACGCGGTGAGGCTGAGTGCGGTTGCGTCGCCTCCGTCGATGACGGCGTCGCGTGAACCGACGAGGGCGAGCGGTTTGTCGATCACGACGTTCTCGGTATAGGTGCCGTCTTCAATGAAGACCATCTGGCCGGGCAGGGCGGCGTCGACTGCCGCCTGGATGGTGGCATAGTCCGCGGGCACGCTGATGGGGTCGCGCGTGAAGGCCTTGACGCAGAGGTTGGTGTCAGGGAAGAAATCGGTCAGGTCGGCCCACTCCATCCCATCAAGGCTCACAAAACTCTCGCCCGGCTGGGCGGTGGCATTGCTCGAGTAGTCCTCGATCGGCATCTCGACGGCGAGAGGGTGGGTGTCGGACGGGGAGGCGACCCGGATGGCCACCGAGAAGTTCTGGCCCGGGACGAGGGGCATCGGGGTGTCGAGCGGGACGGTGTGGTAGCCGGGGAGTGCCATCGTCCCGTGTGCGGAGGAGGTCTGGTACGGGAGGCCTCCATCCAGGGAAGAGGCCCTGACCTCGTACGCGGTGCCGGGTTCGCGGGTGTAGAAACTGACGGCGTGCAGGACTTCGTAGTGTTCCACGGTAAAGAGGTTCGCGCCGTACATCGTGGTCGAGGTGCCGATGCTCTGGGTGGAGCCGAGAGGGTCGTACTGGTAGAGGTGGTCGTCGGTGCCGAGGGGTTCGCCGGTGAAGAGCACGGTCGCCGCGGCCCCAGCGTCGCCGATATACTCCCTCGCCGGGTTCTTGAAGCGCCCGACGCTCCGGTCATAGTAGGAGATGTAGAAGTAGCCGTCGTCCCCCACCGAGGTGCCCCAGGAGTTTTTCGCGATGAAGGCACCGTCGCCGGGCGGGGTCTCGACGAAGTTCGCGGCCGGGTAGGCGTCGTCCCATCCAACCAGGAGGACGCCGTGGCCGCCGTCGAGCTTTGCGGTGCTGTTCTCGGGCAGGTAGTAGGTGACCGCGTTCGGTCCGAAACAGGAGTAGTTCACCAGGAACCCGGCATAGAGCCCGCCCTCCTCTTTGATCGTCGTCTTGATCAGGTCGTTGTCGAGGGGACCGGCACGCGGCGGAAGGAAGGTGACGTTCTGCACCTGCATCACCGGCGCAAGGCCGGCGGGCGAGTCTGGAGAGGGGTTCGGGAGGAGGTAGGGGTCGTCGCTCTCGTTCACCGGCCCCGACCACCGGGAGAGGTAGGCCGTCGCCATGAAGGCGTTGCCGCCGTCGCAGGGCCCGGCGTCGAAGCCGTGGGTGTTCTTCATGTTGTTCTCAGAGAGGTCCCAGCTGCCGAACCCGTCGGTGAGGAGCGCGGACTCCAGGGAGCCAAGGGAGGCAAAGGTCCAGCAGGATCCGCACTTTCCCTGGTCCTTCACCGCAGTGACGCGGCCCTCGTCGGCGAGGTTGAAGTACGCCTCCGATGGCGGTTCGGCCGTCGCAGCGACAACACCGCCATCAGACCAGACCAGGGTGACGGGCGGGGGGACGAGTCCGGTGAGCGGGGGGAGGATACCGTCCTCGGGAGCGACCGCACAGAGGAGCACGGGGCCGTTCGCTGCTTCCTGTTCCTCCTGATAACGGACGAACGCAGGGTTCAGGGGCGCGACCTCCAGGCCAGGGACCGCACCGGGAGTCAGAGTGCTGTCTGTGCCGGGGAAGGCGGCCGGATCATCCAGGGGGAGGATGAGGGACCGATTCAGGGGTGCGGCCTCAAGTTCAGGGGCCGCATCGGCAGTCGGAGAGTCGTCTGCCCCGGGGGAAGGGGCCGGTTCATTCGGAGAAAGGAAGAAGGACTGGTCCAGGGGGGCGGCCGCACCGGGCATGGCAAGGAGGGCAAGCCCCACACAGACGAGCACTATCAGAATATGTCGTGATGGGGTGGTCATGGCTCTCATCTTC
Encoded proteins:
- a CDS encoding lectin like domain-containing protein, giving the protein MTTPSRHILIVLVCVGLALLAMPGAAAPLDQSFFLSPNEPAPSPGADDSPTADAAPELEAAPLNRSLILPLDDPAAFPGTDSTLTPGAVPGLEVAPLNPAFVRYQEEQEAANGPVLLCAVAPEDGILPPLTGLVPPPVTLVWSDGGVVAATAEPPSEAYFNLADEGRVTAVKDQGKCGSCWTFASLGSLESALLTDGFGSWDLSENNMKNTHGFDAGPCDGGNAFMATAYLSRWSGPVNESDDPYLLPNPSPDSPAGLAPVMQVQNVTFLPPRAGPLDNDLIKTTIKEEGGLYAGFLVNYSCFGPNAVTYYLPENSTAKLDGGHGVLLVGWDDAYPAANFVETPPGDGAFIAKNSWGTSVGDDGYFYISYYDRSVGRFKNPAREYIGDAGAAATVLFTGEPLGTDDHLYQYDPLGSTQSIGTSTTMYGANLFTVEHYEVLHAVSFYTREPGTAYEVRASSLDGGLPYQTSSAHGTMALPGYHTVPLDTPMPLVPGQNFSVAIRVASPSDTHPLAVEMPIEDYSSNATAQPGESFVSLDGMEWADLTDFFPDTNLCVKAFTRDPISVPADYATIQAAVDAALPGQMVFIEDGTYTENVVIDKPLALVGSRDAVIDGGDATALSLTASNVTLRGFSITGGDDGVQVAGNDTTFVDLHLSGCGGDGIEVEGASKTFIADTEILDGMHNGIKVNNASNVFVFGCALTGNGGNGMSVDDASNVIAYRCTLTGNDENGMRTDDAAEVIVLQCTLAENDDNGMWAVDTADLSVYNSNVSVNHDNGVEVSGSNWTVFVGVNVAANGESGIALSSADAFMVTRCTATGNAEAGIALNYVKNGGISQNTMAGNRWNLFFAPSDGAEDTVMIDETNTVDGKPVYVWNDRHDEAVPTDAGMVYLMGCRNVTAADLTLSGNFMGLYLYNSTDITVRNVLASGNDAGAYCRYVDNLSVDASAMVANGFAGFVSQNCTALEVTGSRIADNIVGAIVVADDPADTLFWRNSFVNNSAGHLGAMGEVTLNTTAPVAYRYNGTYYSRALGNYWDDYAGTDTDGDGVGETPYAARNIFTLTSVNDTCPLVEPEDRYVLGAPRNDGRDDWGGIGAAGDLNAGATTSMQFEGSAVTEITLTAAKRIDGIMVTVARATDGPDDLDKPVYQYLTATLTYVGDDAIAEAVFTFDVPTAWLKAQGLSPAEVALWRYHDGTWIELPTEIVREESGSIVYHATSPGFSYFAVAAGRTIEPVPTVPSTEPGAIPVNATAEKPAVSETPVPAVTTTTANPTPTTPAQSPLPWWSAVLAAGGALALRRRR